One part of the Mesorhizobium sp. M4B.F.Ca.ET.058.02.1.1 genome encodes these proteins:
- a CDS encoding protein phosphatase 2C domain-containing protein has protein sequence MNTVALLPFESFGVSHKGCVRDHNEDNYLVEPRTGLWVVADGMGGHDAGEVASASIIDHLATIGIASSAPDLRARFEDRLSRANAEIRRISETRGITIGSTFAALLVMDGRFACLWAGDSRVYLVRNASISQISKDHTEVQELLDRGVISAAEALTWPRRNVITHAVGVSDEIVIDYQQGETMPGDVFVLNTDGLTAHVSDAEIEGAVLSAAPQAACEKLLETVLARGGTDNVTIILVKIGDRRNAQAPRPHPPTEGRDR, from the coding sequence TTGAACACTGTCGCCCTCCTTCCCTTTGAAAGCTTCGGCGTAAGCCACAAAGGCTGCGTGCGCGACCACAATGAAGACAACTATCTGGTCGAGCCGCGAACAGGCCTGTGGGTAGTGGCCGACGGCATGGGCGGGCATGATGCCGGCGAGGTGGCGTCGGCAAGCATCATCGACCACCTGGCGACGATCGGCATCGCAAGCTCCGCGCCGGACCTTCGAGCGCGCTTCGAGGACAGGCTGAGCCGGGCCAATGCCGAAATCCGCAGGATATCCGAAACCCGCGGCATAACCATCGGCTCCACCTTCGCGGCCCTGCTGGTGATGGACGGACGGTTTGCCTGCCTGTGGGCCGGCGACAGCCGCGTGTATCTTGTCCGCAATGCCTCGATCTCGCAGATCTCGAAAGACCACACCGAAGTCCAGGAGCTCCTCGACCGAGGCGTGATCAGCGCCGCCGAAGCGCTCACCTGGCCGCGCCGCAACGTCATCACCCACGCGGTCGGCGTCAGCGACGAGATCGTCATCGACTACCAGCAGGGCGAGACCATGCCGGGAGACGTTTTCGTGCTAAACACCGACGGGCTGACGGCACATGTCAGCGACGCCGAGATCGAGGGTGCGGTGTTGTCCGCCGCGCCTCAGGCGGCCTGCGAGAAGCTGCTGGAAACAGTGTTGGCGCGGGGCGGAACCGACAATGTGACCATAATACTGGTGAAGATCGGCGACCGCCGCAACGCCCAGGCGCCCCGTCCGCATCCGCCCACCGAGGGTCGGGACCGATGA
- the tssM gene encoding type VI secretion system membrane subunit TssM: MTHWLLRILNVVALAGFAAAVWFAGPLIRYADARPLGPVWLRAAIVGVVVAAAALFYTVRFWQRRTAHKALEAAIVRNDADNDDSQVLEARMSEAIAALKRSSGKRNFLYEIPWYIVIGPPGAGKTTALVNSGLNFPLAGSGTAQPVAGIGGTRSCDWWFTDEAVLIDTAGRYTTQDSDQSRDKKNWLAFLSLLKKYRARQPINGVILAVSLADLMSFDDRQLDAHVAEIRSRLRETYETLRIQFPVYLLFTKADLVSGFMDYFGGFDEARRRKVWGATFQTTDRNKNMAGEVPAEFDALAGRLADEMADRLQEEQDPVARISIFGFPAQFGALRGRVTGFVTSLFDISRSEVNVSLRGLYFSSGTQEGTPIDQVLGAIGRSFGSSSQAHLSGTGKSFFLHDVLADVIFAEAGWVSYDRTAERRAAIARYGGIGAIVLAAAIALGALGLSFTANRSLLAATTQAMSQYRQAAEPLLKSTEVADVDLENVIGPLDQLRNLPAGFETGDAPTPIEETFGLSQRERLLSAARTAYRQALERSFRSRLLLQAERTIQARMADRAMLYEPLKIYLMLGGKAPKVDDELIVSWMRQDWEQNRYPGENNREGRAQLEKHLRAMLALDDAYDPVFKLDQPLVEAAQRSLGRMSLADRATALIKSALHAAALSDFSVSLKAGPEAPLLFERVDGSDLSGLRIPGIYTHAGFSDFYLQQLSRIAQMLVDDRWVLGGGGEQGGIDQELLKLGPELLDRYAKEFAAAWNGILDQLRFKAMLKDKPQYIALSAAASPNSPIDQLFSAIADETTLTRESQSLDVQAGTAERPDAAGIAKGLARIGIQMAAGKSQSRAGSAGSQGPGANVEAQFRSFQALVSGPAGRRPIDALTQNFRDIYQSLKLAADVPSETERVNTNLQLQVSTLRANVSRLPKPLARMVNAAADEFEGNVAETSVANLNQLLDQTVTRPCEEMVNGRYPFASGSTEDIAMADFAKLFAPGGLMDRFFAQNLASLIDMTGQDWSWKQDQRFGRDLSKATLKTFQSAAEIRAAFFPSGGSVPLVSITFTPFSLHGDADSAMLDVDGQTVQSSQTGNAPGTLNWPSGAASGSASLSLAPEMPGRESAIKFDGPWALKRLMDKASVSGSEGNLEARFVIGGRDVAYTIQSNSEPNPLFLPALAGFSCPKAF; encoded by the coding sequence ATGACGCATTGGCTGCTGCGCATACTCAACGTCGTCGCCTTGGCCGGTTTCGCGGCAGCCGTCTGGTTTGCCGGACCACTGATCCGTTATGCCGATGCGCGCCCACTCGGGCCGGTCTGGTTGCGCGCCGCGATCGTCGGCGTGGTCGTGGCCGCGGCGGCGCTCTTCTACACGGTCCGGTTCTGGCAAAGGCGAACGGCGCATAAGGCGCTTGAAGCCGCGATCGTGCGCAACGACGCCGACAATGACGATTCGCAGGTGCTCGAGGCCCGCATGAGCGAGGCCATCGCGGCACTCAAACGCTCGAGCGGAAAGCGCAATTTCCTCTACGAGATCCCCTGGTACATCGTCATCGGCCCACCCGGCGCGGGCAAGACGACGGCGCTGGTCAACTCCGGTCTGAATTTTCCGCTTGCCGGTTCCGGCACCGCGCAGCCGGTGGCCGGCATTGGCGGCACGCGATCCTGCGACTGGTGGTTCACCGACGAGGCCGTGCTGATCGACACCGCCGGGCGCTACACGACACAGGATTCCGATCAGTCCCGCGACAAGAAGAATTGGCTCGCCTTCCTGTCGCTGCTCAAGAAATACCGCGCCAGGCAGCCGATTAACGGCGTCATCCTGGCAGTCAGCCTTGCCGACCTCATGAGCTTCGACGATCGGCAGCTTGACGCCCATGTCGCCGAGATACGAAGTCGCCTGCGCGAAACCTATGAAACGCTCAGGATCCAGTTTCCGGTCTACCTGCTGTTCACCAAAGCCGACCTCGTCTCCGGTTTCATGGATTATTTCGGCGGCTTCGACGAGGCGCGCAGGCGCAAGGTGTGGGGCGCGACCTTCCAGACCACCGACCGCAACAAGAACATGGCCGGTGAGGTTCCGGCCGAATTCGACGCTCTGGCCGGGCGCCTGGCGGACGAGATGGCCGACCGGCTCCAGGAAGAGCAGGATCCGGTCGCGCGCATATCCATCTTCGGCTTTCCGGCCCAGTTCGGCGCATTGCGCGGCCGGGTTACCGGTTTTGTCACCAGCCTGTTCGACATCTCCCGCAGCGAGGTAAACGTCAGCCTGCGCGGCCTCTATTTTTCCTCGGGCACCCAGGAAGGAACGCCGATCGACCAGGTGCTGGGCGCGATCGGGCGCAGTTTCGGCAGCAGTTCGCAGGCGCATCTGTCCGGCACCGGCAAGAGCTTTTTCCTCCACGATGTTCTGGCCGACGTCATTTTCGCCGAGGCCGGCTGGGTTTCATACGACAGGACAGCCGAAAGGCGCGCCGCGATCGCCAGATATGGCGGCATCGGCGCGATCGTCCTGGCCGCCGCGATCGCCCTGGGCGCGCTTGGGCTGAGCTTCACGGCCAACAGATCGCTGCTCGCCGCCACGACGCAGGCCATGAGCCAATACCGCCAGGCGGCGGAACCGCTGCTCAAAAGCACAGAGGTCGCCGACGTCGACCTCGAAAACGTGATTGGCCCGCTCGACCAGTTGCGCAACCTGCCGGCCGGATTCGAGACCGGCGACGCGCCGACGCCGATCGAGGAGACATTCGGCCTCAGCCAGCGCGAACGGCTTCTTTCAGCGGCCAGGACGGCCTACCGGCAAGCGCTGGAGCGAAGCTTCCGATCGCGCCTGCTGCTGCAGGCCGAGCGCACGATCCAGGCCAGGATGGCCGATCGGGCGATGCTCTATGAGCCGCTGAAGATCTATCTGATGCTGGGCGGCAAGGCGCCGAAGGTCGACGACGAGCTGATCGTCTCCTGGATGCGGCAGGACTGGGAACAGAACCGCTATCCCGGCGAAAACAACCGCGAAGGTCGGGCCCAGCTCGAAAAACATCTGCGCGCCATGCTGGCGCTGGACGACGCCTATGATCCGGTTTTCAAGCTCGACCAGCCACTTGTCGAAGCCGCCCAACGCTCACTCGGACGCATGAGCCTGGCCGACCGCGCCACGGCCCTGATCAAGTCGGCCCTCCATGCGGCAGCCCTGAGCGATTTTTCCGTTTCGCTCAAGGCCGGTCCGGAAGCGCCGCTGCTGTTCGAGCGTGTCGACGGCAGTGATCTATCGGGACTTCGCATTCCCGGCATCTACACCCATGCCGGCTTCAGCGATTTCTATCTCCAGCAGCTCTCACGCATCGCGCAGATGCTTGTCGACGACCGGTGGGTACTCGGCGGCGGCGGCGAGCAGGGTGGCATCGATCAGGAATTGCTCAAGCTCGGACCCGAGCTTCTCGATCGCTATGCCAAGGAGTTTGCCGCGGCGTGGAACGGCATTCTCGATCAGCTGCGGTTCAAGGCGATGCTGAAGGACAAGCCACAATATATCGCACTTTCCGCCGCAGCTTCGCCGAACTCGCCGATCGATCAGCTGTTCAGCGCGATTGCCGATGAGACCACCCTGACCCGGGAAAGCCAGTCCCTCGATGTCCAGGCAGGCACGGCCGAGCGGCCGGACGCCGCGGGCATCGCCAAGGGCCTGGCCCGCATCGGCATCCAGATGGCCGCCGGCAAGTCGCAGAGCCGCGCCGGCTCGGCGGGCTCGCAGGGCCCGGGCGCCAACGTCGAGGCGCAGTTCAGGTCATTCCAGGCCCTGGTGAGCGGTCCTGCCGGACGCCGCCCGATCGACGCGCTGACGCAGAACTTTCGCGACATCTACCAGAGTCTGAAGCTGGCGGCGGACGTTCCCTCGGAGACGGAGCGCGTCAACACGAACCTGCAGCTTCAGGTCTCGACCCTGCGCGCCAACGTCTCGCGCCTGCCCAAACCGCTTGCCCGGATGGTCAACGCGGCCGCTGACGAGTTCGAGGGCAATGTCGCCGAGACCTCGGTGGCGAATTTGAACCAGTTGCTCGACCAGACGGTGACGCGGCCCTGCGAGGAGATGGTCAATGGCCGCTATCCTTTCGCCAGCGGCAGCACGGAGGACATAGCTATGGCGGACTTCGCCAAGCTGTTCGCCCCCGGGGGATTGATGGACCGCTTTTTCGCGCAAAATCTCGCATCGCTGATCGACATGACCGGCCAGGACTGGAGCTGGAAACAGGACCAGCGCTTCGGTCGCGACCTCTCGAAAGCCACGTTGAAGACCTTCCAGTCGGCAGCGGAAATCCGCGCCGCCTTCTTTCCCTCGGGCGGCTCGGTGCCTTTGGTCAGCATCACCTTCACGCCCTTTTCGTTGCATGGCGATGCCGACAGCGCGATGCTGGACGTCGATGGCCAGACCGTTCAAAGCAGCCAGACGGGCAACGCGCCGGGCACGCTGAACTGGCCGAGCGGCGCGGCTTCCGGCTCCGCCAGCCTGAGCCTTGCGCCGGAAATGCCCGGCCGGGAATCCGCCATCAAGTTCGACGGCCCGTGGGCGCTGAAACGGCTCATGGACAAGGCCTCCGTCAGCGGAAGCGAAGGTAATCTGGAAGCCCGCTTCGTGATCGGCGGACGCGACGTGGCCTATACGATCCAGAGCAACTCCGAACCCAACCCGCTGTTCCTTCCAGCGCTTGCCGGGTTCAGTTGCCCGAAGGCATTCTGA